The DNA sequence TAAAGCGTGACAATGTTGATAATGAGAACAATTTTACGAGGGACTATGAAAGGGTGAAGTACATTCAATCCCGAATTTCTAAGAATAATAGTTTCAATGATTTGGATTCATTTACTACCATACCAACTAACCCAGGTCCTCCACTTTCGACTTTGAATTACATTATTGATATTCGTCTTGGGACGCCGGAGAAAACCTTGCAAATGGTATTTGATACGGGCAGTCATCTCACATGGACCCAATGTTATCAATGCAAGTCATGCTATAAACAAGCCAATGCAAGATTTAATCCATTAAATTCTTCAACATATGAGGCTTCAGATTGCTTAGATGATACATGCGAAGAACTCATAAGCAGTGGACAAGGTAAACAATCTTCAATTTAAAAACACGTTATTTCAAAACAACGAGTAagcttaattgatttttttatttctttttcatgcAGGTCTGAGTTGTAGTAAGAATGTACATCTATGCCACTACCGTATCTATTATGGTGACAGATCCTCTAGCAGGGGCTTCTTTGGCAAGGATCGTCTCGCCCTATACAGCAACCTCTACCCTACCAAGCCCGGCATCACTGATGAATTCTACTTCGGTTGCGGCATATTGATGAAGGGAAATTTTGGTCGCACTGCAGGCATTTTTGGCCTTGGCCGCGGAGAGCTCTCCTTTATGTCTCAGACTTCGTCACAGTACATGGAAACCTTCTCCTACTGCATCCCCAACATTGATAACGTGGGCTACATCACCTTTGGCCCTGACCCTGATGCTGACCGCGACGAGAGAATCCAATACACCCCTTTAGTCAACCCTCAAGCTGGCCTATCACATTACGCTCTCAACATCACTGGCATCGCCATCGATGGTGATATACTCATGGGCCTTGACTTCAACCAAATCGACCACGGCGGCTTCATCATCGACTCCGGCTGCGTCCTCACCCGCTTACCCCCCTCCATCTATGCCAAGCTCCGCTCAGTGTATCAACAACGTATGTCCTATTATCCCTCCGCGCCCAAGTACATTCCATTTGATACGTGTTATGATCTTAGTGGATTTCATTATCCGATTCCTGAAATGTCATTCGTGTTTCCCGGTGTCACAGTGGACCTTCCGCGGGAAGCCACTTTCCATGAGATCAAACCAAAGCAATATTGTTTGGCATTTATGCCCAATGAATATGATAGTCAAACTAGCATATTTGGGAACCTCCAACAAAAGACCCTTGAGATTGTGCATGATAA is a window from the Glycine max cultivar Williams 82 chromosome 2, Glycine_max_v4.0, whole genome shotgun sequence genome containing:
- the LOC102662911 gene encoding aspartyl protease AED1 gives rise to the protein MAETQNKNGVNRKASLELVHIDGPCSHIKRDNVDNENNFTRDYERVKYIQSRISKNNSFNDLDSFTTIPTNPGPPLSTLNYIIDIRLGTPEKTLQMVFDTGSHLTWTQCYQCKSCYKQANARFNPLNSSTYEASDCLDDTCEELISSGQGLSCSKNVHLCHYRIYYGDRSSSRGFFGKDRLALYSNLYPTKPGITDEFYFGCGILMKGNFGRTAGIFGLGRGELSFMSQTSSQYMETFSYCIPNIDNVGYITFGPDPDADRDERIQYTPLVNPQAGLSHYALNITGIAIDGDILMGLDFNQIDHGGFIIDSGCVLTRLPPSIYAKLRSVYQQRMSYYPSAPKYIPFDTCYDLSGFHYPIPEMSFVFPGVTVDLPREATFHEIKPKQYCLAFMPNEYDSQTSIFGNLQQKTLEIVHDNLGNKVGFRPNGCG